One Oryzomonas sagensis DNA segment encodes these proteins:
- a CDS encoding LysR family transcriptional regulator produces MPDPGNRAAQAAGNRADQRDTMIIDPLSLKLFVTIVEEGTIAGAAEREHIAASAVSKRISELEEGFGTPLLHRTNKGVAPTDAGITLLQLARGVLHDMNNLYVQISEYSSGVRGHVRLCANISAINQFLPAEIRSFMDLHPQIHVHLEGAISETIMKSVAEGAADVGIITMGTYRQDLEFLPYHSDQLIVITPKDHPLARRRSVSFQETLEFDFVGLTVGSALHNQVLRAAQELDRTPKLRIQVNSFDALCLMVEAGLGIGIVPKGAAKPYFKGLRIRPVALDEPWARRELKLCVRSCAALHAAARLLVDHLRQPET; encoded by the coding sequence ATGCCCGATCCAGGGAACCGGGCGGCCCAGGCCGCCGGGAATAGGGCGGACCAGCGAGACACCATGATTATCGACCCCTTGTCGCTTAAACTGTTCGTCACCATCGTGGAAGAGGGCACCATCGCCGGGGCGGCGGAACGGGAGCATATCGCCGCGTCGGCCGTCAGCAAGCGGATCAGCGAGTTGGAGGAGGGCTTCGGGACCCCCCTGCTCCACCGGACGAACAAGGGGGTTGCCCCGACCGACGCGGGGATTACCCTGCTGCAACTTGCCCGGGGGGTTCTGCACGACATGAACAACCTCTACGTGCAGATCAGCGAATACTCCAGCGGCGTGCGCGGCCACGTCAGGTTGTGCGCCAACATCTCGGCCATCAACCAGTTCCTGCCGGCGGAGATCAGGTCGTTCATGGACCTGCACCCCCAGATACACGTGCACCTGGAGGGGGCGATCAGCGAGACCATCATGAAATCCGTGGCCGAGGGAGCGGCGGACGTGGGCATCATCACCATGGGGACCTACCGCCAGGATCTGGAATTCCTGCCGTACCACTCGGACCAGCTCATCGTCATCACCCCCAAGGATCACCCCCTGGCCCGGAGGAGGTCCGTTTCATTCCAGGAGACCCTGGAGTTCGATTTCGTCGGCCTGACCGTGGGGAGCGCGCTCCACAACCAGGTGCTGCGGGCCGCCCAGGAACTGGACCGGACCCCCAAGCTGCGTATCCAGGTGAACAGCTTCGATGCCCTCTGCCTGATGGTGGAGGCCGGCCTGGGCATCGGGATCGTCCCCAAGGGTGCCGCCAAGCCCTATTTCAAAGGGCTGCGCATCCGCCCGGTGGCCCTGGACGAACCCTGGGCCCGCCGGGAGTTGAAGCTCTGCGTCCGCTCCTGCGCTGCCCTGCACGCCGCCGCCCGGCTCCTCGTCGATCATCTCAGACAACCGGAAACATAG
- the larB gene encoding nickel pincer cofactor biosynthesis protein LarB, giving the protein MTPDQLKLLLDSVKEGTVPVEQAVERLRQLPFQDVGCAQVDHHRELRQGMPEVIFGEGKKDEQIITIMGAMAENGSNVLVTRIDADKAQRIQRTFFGALYHANARCLTLEQRPAEAKGRGTILVVSAGTSDLPVAAEALVTARFLGNEAEHIYDVGVAGIHRLLARHEELAAASVLIVVAGMEGALPTVVGGLVDKPVIAVPTSIGYGAAFGGIAALLGMLNSCAAGVTVVNIDNGFGAACAASLINRA; this is encoded by the coding sequence ATGACACCCGATCAACTCAAACTATTGTTGGATTCCGTCAAAGAGGGCACCGTCCCGGTCGAGCAGGCCGTCGAGCGGCTGCGGCAGCTGCCGTTCCAGGACGTGGGGTGCGCCCAGGTGGATCACCACCGGGAATTGCGCCAGGGCATGCCCGAGGTCATCTTCGGCGAAGGGAAAAAAGACGAGCAGATCATCACCATCATGGGAGCCATGGCGGAAAACGGCAGCAACGTCCTGGTGACGCGGATCGATGCGGACAAGGCGCAGCGAATCCAGCGGACCTTTTTCGGCGCCCTGTACCACGCCAATGCCCGCTGCCTGACCCTGGAACAGCGGCCGGCGGAGGCCAAGGGGCGGGGGACGATCCTGGTGGTCTCGGCCGGGACCTCGGACCTGCCGGTGGCGGCCGAGGCGCTGGTCACGGCTCGTTTTCTGGGCAACGAGGCCGAGCATATCTACGACGTGGGCGTGGCGGGCATCCACCGCCTGTTGGCCCGGCACGAAGAGCTTGCCGCCGCTTCGGTGCTCATCGTGGTGGCCGGCATGGAGGGGGCGCTGCCCACGGTGGTGGGCGGGCTGGTGGACAAGCCGGTCATCGCCGTGCCGACCTCCATCGGCTACGGAGCGGCCTTCGGCGGCATCGCGGCGCTTCTGGGGATGCTCAACTCCTGCGCCGCCGGTGTTACGGTGGTCAACATCGACAACGGTTTCGGCGCAGCCTGCGCGGCTTCGCTGATCAACAGGGCCTAG
- the larC gene encoding nickel pincer cofactor biosynthesis protein LarC: MTIVYLDCYAGISGDMTVGALLDLGVPLEHLQAELAKLPLPPGSYALSASRTERRHVPALKFDVAVHDHHTHRHYGGIDAMIAGSSLADAVKERARRIFRRLAEAEATVHGVAIEEVHFHEVGAVDSIVDIVGTAICLDYLGVTEVSAAALPLGGGFVETAHGRLPVPAPATAELLRDLAVHGDCGDGERVTPTGAAIIAALAAGTGQRPAMRLERIGSGAGGKDFGDCPNILRAFLGTVEKGAGGDDPVMVAETNIDDSTPEVLGYVMERLLAEGALDVFFTPVQMKKNRPATQLSFLCRPEELANLARLVLAETSAIGLRHYPVGRIVLERRVEELQTPLGPVRFKLVFDGGLLLRAAPEYEDCRRIARERGIPCREVMEQVAAWRRAGGEAS, encoded by the coding sequence ATGACAATCGTCTATCTTGACTGCTACGCCGGTATCTCCGGCGACATGACCGTGGGGGCGCTCCTGGATCTGGGGGTGCCGCTGGAACACCTGCAGGCCGAACTGGCAAAGCTCCCGCTCCCCCCCGGCTCCTACGCCCTCTCCGCAAGCCGCACCGAACGGCGCCACGTTCCGGCGCTGAAGTTCGACGTGGCCGTGCACGACCACCACACCCACCGCCACTACGGCGGCATCGACGCCATGATTGCCGGAAGCTCCCTGGCCGATGCGGTCAAGGAGCGGGCGCGGCGGATCTTCCGCCGGTTGGCCGAGGCCGAGGCCACGGTGCACGGCGTAGCCATTGAAGAGGTCCATTTCCACGAGGTGGGGGCGGTGGACTCCATCGTCGATATCGTCGGCACGGCCATCTGTTTGGATTACCTGGGCGTTACGGAGGTCTCTGCCGCGGCGCTGCCCCTGGGGGGCGGTTTCGTGGAGACCGCCCACGGCCGGCTGCCGGTGCCGGCCCCGGCCACGGCGGAGTTGCTGCGCGACCTGGCCGTGCACGGCGACTGCGGCGACGGCGAACGGGTCACCCCCACCGGCGCGGCCATCATCGCCGCCCTGGCCGCAGGGACGGGGCAGAGGCCGGCCATGCGCCTGGAACGGATCGGCAGCGGCGCCGGCGGCAAGGATTTCGGCGATTGCCCCAATATCCTGCGGGCCTTTCTCGGCACGGTTGAAAAAGGGGCGGGCGGCGACGACCCGGTCATGGTGGCCGAGACCAATATCGACGATTCCACACCCGAGGTCCTGGGGTACGTGATGGAGCGGCTTTTGGCGGAAGGTGCGCTGGATGTGTTCTTTACGCCGGTGCAGATGAAGAAGAACCGGCCGGCCACGCAACTCTCCTTCCTCTGCCGGCCGGAAGAGTTGGCAAACCTGGCGCGGCTGGTGCTGGCCGAAACCTCGGCCATCGGCCTGCGCCATTACCCTGTCGGCCGCATCGTCCTGGAGCGGCGAGTGGAGGAGTTGCAGACCCCGTTGGGCCCCGTGCGCTTCAAGCTGGTCTTCGACGGCGGCCTTTTGTTGCGGGCCGCCCCGGAATACGAGGATTGCCGCCGCATCGCCCGGGAACGGGGCATCCCCTGCCGCGAGGTCATGGAACAGGTGGCGGCGTGGCGGCGGGCCGGCGGGGAGGCGTCATGA
- a CDS encoding competence/damage-inducible protein A: MRISTLSIGSELISGEVTDTNAGRIAELLLGCGLRVLRHMVVGDSEPDIGEALNELALKSDAVIVTGGLGPTVDDVTALAAAHATGRRLVVNEELKEHIRSFTAKLGGGHASDRQAMIPTKSTIIPNPTGTACGFHFIHGGCFFFFLPGVPSEMEPMLGDTVLPFLCERVMHKKVILSSFQNVYGLSEPEVDGLLKGAFSGNHAVQMSICVTFPWIRVTLRVDGDTETAARTRLQDAVELVRERLGAAIFSEGHETMEQVVAGLFGRRGLTLALAESCTGGLIAKRLTDVPGSSAFFLEGAVTYSNAAKQRLLGVPQVVLETRGAVSSECAAAMATGARAAAGSDLGLAVTGIAGPDGGTADKPVGTVFISLAAPDGCWTRGFRFGGNREDVRTLTAWTALDWVRRYLADGSPFPV; this comes from the coding sequence ATGAGAATATCCACCCTGAGCATCGGCAGTGAGTTGATCAGCGGCGAGGTGACCGATACCAATGCCGGCCGCATCGCCGAACTCCTGCTGGGATGCGGCCTTCGCGTGCTGCGCCATATGGTCGTGGGGGATTCCGAGCCGGATATCGGCGAGGCCCTGAATGAACTTGCCCTGAAAAGCGACGCCGTCATCGTTACCGGCGGCCTGGGGCCCACGGTGGACGACGTGACTGCCCTGGCGGCAGCCCATGCCACCGGCCGACGCCTGGTGGTCAACGAGGAGTTGAAGGAACATATCCGCAGCTTTACGGCCAAGCTGGGGGGCGGCCATGCCTCCGACCGGCAGGCCATGATCCCCACCAAGTCGACGATCATCCCCAATCCGACCGGGACCGCCTGCGGTTTCCATTTCATCCACGGGGGGTGCTTTTTCTTTTTTCTCCCCGGCGTTCCCTCGGAGATGGAGCCGATGCTGGGCGATACGGTACTGCCGTTTCTCTGCGAACGGGTGATGCACAAAAAGGTGATCCTTTCTTCGTTCCAGAACGTCTATGGCCTTTCCGAGCCTGAGGTGGACGGGCTGCTGAAGGGGGCCTTCTCCGGCAACCATGCCGTGCAGATGAGTATCTGCGTCACCTTTCCCTGGATACGCGTAACCCTGCGGGTCGATGGGGATACGGAAACCGCGGCCCGAACCCGTCTCCAGGATGCGGTGGAACTGGTGCGGGAACGGCTGGGGGCTGCGATCTTTTCCGAAGGGCACGAGACCATGGAGCAGGTCGTGGCCGGACTCTTCGGCCGGCGCGGCCTGACCCTGGCCCTGGCCGAGTCGTGCACCGGCGGCCTGATCGCCAAACGGCTCACCGATGTGCCCGGCAGTTCCGCCTTTTTTCTGGAGGGGGCGGTGACCTACAGCAATGCCGCCAAGCAGCGCCTGTTGGGGGTGCCGCAGGTTGTTCTGGAGACCCGGGGAGCGGTCAGCTCCGAGTGCGCCGCAGCCATGGCCACCGGGGCGCGCGCCGCTGCGGGGAGCGACCTGGGGCTGGCCGTGACCGGCATTGCCGGTCCTGACGGTGGGACGGCGGACAAGCCGGTGGGCACGGTCTTCATCTCCCTGGCGGCGCCGGACGGCTGCTGGACCAGAGGGTTCCGGTTCGGCGGCAACCGGGAAGATGTGCGCACCTTGACCGCCTGGACGGCCCTGGACTGGGTGAGGCGTTATCTGGCGGACGGCAGTCCGTTTCCCGTATAA
- the recA gene encoding recombinase RecA codes for MQEKNKAIELALSQIEKQFGKGAIMRLGNDEALPGVEAISTGAISLDMALGVGGVPRGRVVEVYGPESSGKTTLALHIVAEAQKTGGIAAFVDAEHALDIGYARKLGVKTDDLLVSQPDTGEQALEIAETLVRSGAIDVLVIDSVAALVPKAEIEGEMGDSHVGLQARLMSQALRKLTGIISKSNCCVIFINQIRMKIGVMFGNPETTTGGNALKFYASVRMDIRKIATLKQGDQVIGSRTRVKVVKNKVAPPFKEVEFDILYGEGISRTGDVLDLAVDKGIIEKSGAWFSYGKERIAQGRENSRTWLTEHPETLAEIEGKLLALVKGPAPVEAA; via the coding sequence ATGCAGGAAAAAAACAAGGCGATTGAACTGGCCCTGAGCCAGATCGAGAAGCAGTTCGGCAAGGGCGCCATCATGCGTTTGGGCAATGACGAGGCGCTGCCGGGCGTGGAGGCGATCTCGACCGGCGCCATATCCCTGGACATGGCCCTGGGGGTCGGCGGGGTGCCCCGCGGCCGGGTGGTTGAGGTCTACGGCCCGGAATCGTCCGGCAAGACCACCCTGGCGCTGCATATCGTGGCCGAGGCGCAGAAGACCGGCGGCATCGCGGCGTTCGTGGATGCGGAGCACGCCCTGGACATCGGCTATGCCCGCAAGCTGGGGGTCAAGACCGATGACCTGCTGGTATCCCAGCCGGACACCGGCGAGCAGGCGCTGGAGATCGCCGAGACCCTGGTGCGCAGCGGCGCCATCGATGTGCTGGTGATCGACTCGGTGGCGGCCCTGGTTCCCAAGGCCGAGATCGAGGGCGAGATGGGCGACTCCCATGTGGGGCTCCAGGCGCGCCTCATGTCCCAGGCCCTGCGCAAGCTGACCGGCATCATCAGCAAGTCCAACTGCTGCGTCATCTTCATCAACCAGATCCGCATGAAGATCGGCGTCATGTTCGGCAACCCCGAAACGACGACCGGCGGCAACGCCCTCAAATTCTACGCCTCGGTGCGCATGGATATCCGCAAGATCGCCACCCTCAAGCAGGGGGACCAGGTGATCGGCTCCCGCACCCGCGTCAAGGTGGTCAAGAACAAGGTCGCCCCCCCCTTCAAGGAGGTCGAGTTCGACATCCTCTACGGCGAAGGAATCTCCCGCACCGGCGACGTGCTCGACCTGGCGGTGGACAAAGGGATCATCGAAAAGAGCGGCGCCTGGTTCTCCTACGGCAAGGAGCGGATCGCCCAAGGCCGGGAGAACTCCCGCACCTGGCTGACCGAACACCCTGAAACCCTGGCCGAAATCGAAGGGAAGCTCTTGGCGCTGGTCAAGGGACCGGCGCCTGTAGAGGCCGCCTGA
- a CDS encoding type IV pilus twitching motility protein PilT: MDLDEILTIAVKAKGSDIHIKTGLPPIVRIDGRLHPIPNTQRLSPDLVVDMCQSMMNDRQRRLFEENSEVDLAYAVPGLGRFRVSAYRQRGTVAMVFRTISFTIPTLDGLNLPPVLKKICQEERGLILVTGTTGSGKSSTLAAMIDFINQNRTANIITIEDPVEFLHRDNKSIISQREVGTDTPSFSAALKGALRQDPDVILVGEMRDYETIETAMTAAETGHLVMSTLHTMDAAETINRIIGVFPPYHQRQVRIQLSGIIKGVVSQRLVPRADGKGRVPAVEVMLGTARVKEYIDDKEKTKQIHDAISQGFVTYGMQTFDQSLMKLYTSKLISYDEALRQSTNPDDFALKISGISSTSDASWESFESQEEEAGEPRKLDIEKF, translated from the coding sequence ATGGATCTGGACGAAATTCTCACTATCGCCGTCAAGGCCAAGGGCTCGGATATTCATATCAAGACCGGCCTTCCCCCCATCGTGCGCATCGACGGGCGGCTGCACCCCATTCCCAACACCCAGCGCCTCTCGCCGGATCTGGTGGTGGACATGTGCCAGTCCATGATGAACGACCGCCAGCGCCGCCTGTTCGAGGAAAACTCGGAGGTGGACCTGGCCTATGCCGTGCCGGGGCTGGGGCGATTCAGGGTCAGCGCCTACCGCCAGCGCGGCACGGTGGCCATGGTATTCCGTACCATCTCCTTCACCATACCGACGCTGGATGGCCTGAACCTGCCGCCGGTCCTGAAGAAGATCTGCCAGGAGGAGCGCGGCCTGATCCTGGTGACCGGCACCACCGGTTCCGGTAAGTCGAGCACCCTGGCGGCCATGATCGATTTCATCAACCAGAACCGCACCGCCAACATCATCACCATCGAAGATCCGGTGGAGTTTCTCCACCGGGATAATAAGAGCATCATCAGCCAGCGGGAAGTCGGCACCGACACGCCGAGCTTCTCCGCGGCGCTTAAAGGCGCCCTGCGCCAGGACCCGGACGTCATCCTGGTGGGCGAGATGCGCGATTACGAGACCATCGAAACCGCCATGACCGCCGCCGAGACCGGGCACCTGGTCATGTCGACCCTGCACACCATGGATGCGGCCGAGACCATCAACCGTATCATCGGCGTTTTTCCCCCGTACCACCAGCGCCAGGTGCGTATCCAGTTGTCCGGCATCATCAAGGGGGTCGTCTCCCAACGGCTGGTGCCGCGGGCCGACGGCAAGGGGCGCGTCCCGGCAGTGGAGGTCATGCTCGGTACGGCCAGGGTCAAGGAGTACATCGACGACAAGGAAAAGACCAAACAGATTCACGATGCCATCTCCCAGGGGTTTGTAACCTACGGCATGCAGACCTTCGACCAGTCGTTGATGAAACTGTACACCTCCAAACTGATCAGTTACGACGAGGCCCTGCGCCAGAGCACGAACCCGGACGATTTCGCCCTCAAGATATCCGGCATCTCCTCGACCTCGGATGCATCCTGGGAAAGCTTCGAATCCCAGGAGGAAGAGGCCGGTGAGCCCCGGAAGCTCGACATTGAAAAATTCTGA
- a CDS encoding regulatory protein RecX, whose amino-acid sequence MKNSEPSSPERAFQAALKLLAPRDYTSAKLREKLARRGFDEAAIEEAVARLEGQGWLSDRRFAERFAEMAVNGGRFFGPRLRLEMRRHGVPAELVEETLGRLRHERDEQDDLRSVMERRYPGFSFAVADDREKRRVIAFLQRRGFGLGAIMKILKVEEIY is encoded by the coding sequence TTGAAAAATTCTGAACCGTCGTCCCCGGAACGGGCCTTTCAGGCCGCGTTGAAGCTGCTTGCCCCACGGGATTACACTTCGGCGAAGCTGCGGGAGAAATTGGCCCGGCGGGGATTTGACGAAGCGGCGATCGAGGAGGCTGTGGCCCGCCTGGAGGGCCAGGGATGGCTCAGCGATCGCCGTTTTGCCGAGCGTTTCGCCGAGATGGCCGTGAACGGCGGCCGTTTTTTCGGCCCGCGCCTGCGCCTGGAGATGCGCCGCCACGGGGTCCCGGCCGAGCTGGTCGAGGAGACCCTGGGGCGTCTGCGCCACGAACGCGACGAACAGGACGACCTGCGGAGTGTGATGGAGCGCCGGTATCCCGGTTTCTCCTTTGCCGTGGCCGACGACCGTGAAAAACGCCGGGTAATCGCCTTCCTGCAGCGGCGCGGTTTCGGGCTCGGGGCGATCATGAAAATTTTGAAGGTTGAAGAAATTTACTAA
- the alaS gene encoding alanine--tRNA ligase, which produces MTGNEIRARFLKFFADRGHTVVPSSGIIPKNDPTLMFTNAGMNQFKDCFLGMEKREYRRACSSQKCVRAGGKHNDLENVGRTARHHTFFEMLGNFSFGDYFKKEAIAYAWEFLTRDLGLDKSRLYVSVYKEDDEAADIWHLQEGIPRERIFRFGEKDNFWSMGDTGPCGPCSEIFYDQGPEAGCGSPDCTVGCDCDRYMEIWNNVFMQFDRSSDGVLTPLPRPSVDTGMGLERISAVMQGVISNYDTDLMQGIIRHVERLAGKKYRANEKDDVSMRVIADHSRATTFLICDGALPSNEGRGYVLRRIMRRAARHAKMLGFAEPMLYHTVDAVRDMMGDAYPELLEREAYIKKVVLAEEQRFAETLDRGLAILNDEVASLRAAGKNVIPGDTLFKLYDTYGFPTDLTADIVESEGFTIDEAGFEACMEKQREQAREHWKGSGEEGIAQVFKALHKRGVRSTFVGYDEMSVYGPVVAIVRDGVEVDSAVAGDSVGVITEATPFYGDSGGQKGDVGIISTGNAHLEVCATSRPYPDLIVHHGVVKEGALKKGDAADLKVAQASRNATARNHTATHLLQSALRRVLGDHVKQAGSLVSADRLRFDFTHFSAMTADEICRVEDMVNAYIMGNDQVVTNQMQIAEAIEAGATALFDEKYGDTVRVVKVGDVSMELCGGTHVRAAGDIGLFKVVAETGIAAGVRRIEALTGTGALAFVRQLEDEQRAMAALLKAEGGNPLERLERLLARQKEFQREIEALQGKLNAAASGDLLAQVVEVRGMKLLAVKVAVEDVKALRDLSDTLKERIGEGVLVLGAAIGGKANLLVTVTKGLVATVKAGDIIKRLAPLIGGSGGGKPELAQAGGSQPEKLEEALSAAAQMLSELVGP; this is translated from the coding sequence ATGACAGGGAATGAGATTCGCGCACGTTTTCTGAAATTTTTTGCCGACCGGGGGCATACGGTGGTGCCCAGTTCGGGCATCATCCCCAAGAACGACCCGACCCTGATGTTCACCAACGCCGGCATGAACCAGTTCAAGGACTGCTTCCTCGGGATGGAAAAACGGGAGTACCGCCGGGCGTGCAGCTCGCAGAAATGCGTGCGCGCCGGCGGCAAACACAACGACCTGGAAAATGTGGGGCGCACGGCCCGCCACCATACCTTCTTCGAGATGCTGGGCAATTTTTCCTTCGGCGATTACTTCAAGAAGGAGGCCATCGCCTATGCCTGGGAGTTTCTGACCAGGGATCTGGGGCTGGACAAGAGCCGCCTGTATGTGTCCGTGTACAAGGAGGATGACGAAGCGGCCGACATCTGGCACCTCCAGGAGGGGATTCCCCGGGAGCGGATCTTCCGTTTCGGCGAGAAGGACAACTTCTGGTCCATGGGGGACACCGGTCCCTGCGGCCCCTGCTCGGAGATCTTCTACGACCAGGGACCCGAGGCGGGGTGCGGCAGCCCGGACTGTACCGTCGGCTGCGACTGCGATCGCTACATGGAGATCTGGAACAACGTCTTCATGCAGTTCGACCGGTCGAGCGACGGCGTCCTGACGCCGCTGCCCAGGCCCTCGGTGGATACGGGCATGGGGCTGGAGCGTATCTCTGCGGTTATGCAGGGGGTCATCTCCAACTACGACACCGACCTGATGCAGGGCATCATCAGGCACGTGGAGCGGCTGGCGGGGAAAAAGTACCGGGCCAACGAGAAGGACGACGTCTCCATGCGGGTCATCGCCGATCACTCGCGGGCGACAACCTTCCTGATCTGCGACGGGGCCCTGCCGAGCAACGAGGGGCGCGGTTACGTGCTGCGCCGCATCATGCGCCGGGCCGCACGCCATGCCAAGATGTTGGGCTTTGCCGAGCCGATGCTCTACCATACGGTGGACGCGGTCCGCGACATGATGGGTGACGCCTACCCGGAACTGCTGGAGCGGGAGGCCTACATCAAAAAGGTCGTCCTGGCCGAGGAGCAGCGTTTCGCGGAAACCCTCGACCGCGGCCTGGCCATCCTGAACGACGAGGTCGCCTCCCTGCGCGCCGCCGGGAAGAACGTCATACCGGGCGATACACTCTTCAAATTGTACGATACCTACGGCTTCCCCACCGACCTCACCGCGGACATCGTGGAGAGCGAGGGCTTTACCATCGACGAGGCCGGCTTCGAGGCCTGCATGGAAAAACAGCGGGAACAGGCCCGGGAACACTGGAAAGGGTCGGGAGAAGAGGGGATCGCCCAGGTGTTCAAGGCGCTTCACAAGCGCGGGGTGCGCAGCACCTTCGTGGGATACGACGAGATGTCGGTCTACGGGCCGGTGGTGGCCATCGTCAGGGATGGGGTCGAGGTAGACTCCGCGGTCGCCGGCGACTCGGTCGGGGTGATCACGGAAGCGACCCCCTTCTACGGCGATTCCGGGGGGCAGAAGGGGGATGTGGGGATCATCTCCACCGGCAATGCCCATCTGGAGGTCTGCGCCACCAGCCGTCCCTACCCCGATCTGATCGTGCACCACGGGGTGGTGAAGGAGGGGGCGCTCAAAAAGGGTGACGCCGCGGACCTGAAGGTGGCCCAGGCCAGCCGGAACGCCACGGCCCGCAACCATACCGCCACCCATCTGCTCCAGTCGGCACTGCGCCGGGTCCTGGGCGATCATGTCAAACAGGCCGGGTCGCTGGTCTCCGCCGATCGCCTGCGCTTCGACTTCACCCATTTCTCGGCCATGACCGCCGACGAGATCTGCCGGGTCGAGGATATGGTCAACGCCTACATCATGGGCAACGATCAGGTGGTCACGAACCAGATGCAGATAGCGGAAGCCATCGAGGCCGGGGCCACGGCGCTCTTCGACGAGAAGTACGGCGACACGGTGCGCGTGGTCAAGGTCGGCGACGTCAGCATGGAACTGTGCGGCGGCACCCATGTGCGCGCTGCCGGGGATATCGGATTGTTCAAGGTCGTCGCCGAGACCGGCATCGCCGCCGGGGTGCGCCGCATCGAGGCCCTGACCGGCACCGGAGCCCTTGCCTTTGTCCGGCAGCTGGAGGATGAACAGCGGGCCATGGCCGCGCTGCTCAAGGCCGAGGGGGGCAATCCCCTGGAACGGCTTGAACGGCTCCTCGCCCGGCAGAAGGAGTTCCAGCGGGAGATCGAGGCCCTGCAGGGCAAGCTCAACGCCGCCGCCTCGGGCGATCTGCTCGCGCAGGTCGTGGAGGTGCGGGGCATGAAGCTTTTGGCCGTCAAGGTGGCGGTGGAGGATGTCAAGGCGCTGCGCGATCTCTCCGATACGCTGAAAGAACGTATCGGCGAGGGGGTCCTGGTTCTGGGCGCCGCCATCGGGGGTAAGGCCAACCTGCTGGTGACGGTCACCAAGGGCCTGGTTGCCACCGTCAAGGCCGGTGATATAATTAAGCGTCTGGCGCCTCTCATCGGAGGCAGCGGGGGGGGCAAACCCGAGTTGGCCCAGGCCGGCGGGTCCCAGCCCGAAAAGCTCGAAGAAGCCTTGTCCGCCGCCGCACAGATGCTGTCGGAGCTGGTGGGGCCATAA